Proteins from a genomic interval of Arachis hypogaea cultivar Tifrunner chromosome 10, arahy.Tifrunner.gnm2.J5K5, whole genome shotgun sequence:
- the LOC112715316 gene encoding PRA1 family protein B3-like produces the protein MAESPPLPISTPHAHTAPATPPIATFVFRAFISRLSSSLRQGFSDRRPWSELLDRSSISRPESLSDAYSRIRKNASYFRVNYVTLIALALALSLVTHPFSLLVLLSLLAAWSILYLFRPSDQPLFLFGRTFSDRETVTALVVLTVFVVFLTSVGALLISSLTVGLAVVCLHGAFRVPEDLFLDDLEPRNAGLLSFLAGGPAGSRL, from the coding sequence ATGGCCGAATCGCCTCCTCTCCCAATCTCCACTCCACACGCCCACACTGCCCCAGCCACTCCCCCGATCGCCACATTCGTATTCCGCGCCTTCATCTCCCGCCTCAGCTCCTCCCTCCGCCAAGGCTTTTCCGACCGCCGCCCCTGGTCGGAGCTCCTCGATCGGAGCTCAATTTCCCGACCCGAATCCCTCTCCGACGCATACTCCCGGATCCGCAAGAACGCTTCCTACTTCCGCGTCAACTACGTAACCCTAATCGCACTCGCACTTGCTCTCTCACTCGTCACTCACCCTTTCTCTCTCCTCGTGCTTCTCTCTCTCCTCGCCGCGTGGTCCATCCTCTACCTATTCCGCCCCTCCGACCAGCCACTCTTCCTCTTCGGCCGTACCTTCTCCGACCGGGAGACCGTCACCGCCCTCGTCGTCCTCACCGTCTTCGTCGTCTTCCTCACCAGTGTCGGTGCTCTCTTGATCTCCTCCCTCACCGTTGGTTTAGCCGTCGTGTGCTTGCACGGCGCGTTCCGTGTACCGGAGGATCTTTTCCTTGATGACCTGGAGCCTCGCAATGCCGGATTGCTCTCGTTCCTCGCCGGCGGTCCGGCCGGTTCGCGCTTGTGA